The Penaeus vannamei isolate JL-2024 chromosome 23, ASM4276789v1, whole genome shotgun sequence DNA window atatatatatatatatatatatatatgtgtgtgtgtgtgtgtgtgtgtgtgtgtgtgtgtgtgtgtgtgtgtgtgtgtgtgtgtatatatatatatatatatatatatatatatatatatatatatatatatatatatatatatatataaatatgtatatatatatatatatatatatatatatatatatatatatatatatatatatatatatatacatatacatatatatacacacacacatacacacacacacacacacaaacatatatatatatatatatatatatatatatatatatatatatatatatatatgtgtgtgtgtgtgtgtgtgtgtgtgtgtgtgtgtgtgtgtgtgtgtgtgtgtgagtgtgtgtgtgtgtgtgtgtgtgtgtgtgtgtgtgtgtgtgtgtgtgtgtgtgtgtgtgtgtatatatatatatatatatatatatatatatatatatatatatatatatatatatatatatatatgtgtgtgtatatatgtatatatgaacatgtatatatatatacatatacatatacatacatacatatatatatatttatttatttatatatgtacatctatataaaaagatatctacctatctatctatctatctatatcgatatctatctctctatctatctatctatctataaaaaaaatatatatatatatatacatctataaaaaaaaaaaaaaaaatatatatatatatatatatatatatatatatatatatatatatatatatatacatatacatatatttgtccatctacatatatgtgtatgtaaatatagactcgcgcgcgcacacatacacacacacacacacacacacacacacaaacacaccacatacacacacacacacacacaaacacacaatcacacacacacacgcacacacacacacacacacaaatacatacacacgcacaaacacaaacacacacacacacaagcatatatatatatatatatatatatatatatatatatatatatatgtgtgtgtgtgtgtgtgtgtgtgtgtgtgtgtgtgtgtgtgtgtgtgtgtgtgtgtgtgtgtgtgtgtgtgtgtgtgtgtgtgtgtgtgtgtgtgtgtgtgtgtgtgtgtgtgtatatatatatatatatatatatatatatatatatatatatatatatatatatatatatatatatgtgtgtgtgtgtgtgtgtgtgtgtgtatatatgtatatatgtatatatatatatatatatatatatatatatatatatatatatatatatatatttatttatttatatatgtacatctatataaaaagatatctacctatctatctatctatctatatcgatatctatctatctatctatctatctctctctctctctctctctctctctctctctctctctctctctctctatatatatatatatatatatatatatatatatatatatatatatacatacatatacatatttgtccatctacatatatgtgtatgtaaatatagactcgcgcgagcgcgcgcgcgcacacacacacacacacacacacacacacacacacacacacacacacacacacacacacacacacacacacacacacacacacacacacacacacacaaacacacacacacacacacacacatatatatatatatatatatatatatatatatatatatatatatatacatacacatgtatatatatatatatatatatatatatatatatatatatatatatatatatatatatatatatatctgtgtgtgtgtgtgtgtgtgtgtgtgtgtgtgtgtgtgtgtgtgtttgtgtgtgtgtgtgtgtgtgtgtgtgtgtgtgtgtgtgtgtgtgtgtgtgtgtgtgtgtgtgtgtgtgtgtgtgtgtatgtgtatatatatatatatatatatatatatatatatatatatatatatatatatatatatatatacacatatatatatatacatatatatatatatatatatatatatatatatatatatatatacacacatatatatacatatatatatatatatatatatatatatatatatatatatatatatatatatatatatgcacacacacacacacacacacacacacacacacacacacacacacacacacacacacacacacacacacacacacacacacacatatatatatatatatatatatatatgtatatatatatatatatatatatatatatatatatatatatatatatatatatatatatatatatacatgtatatatgcatatatagatagatagatagatatcttgcAAAGTGTAAATTGAATTATTTGAATTATAAAACTTTTGCATAGGAAAGGGACATCTCAAGAAGTGACATGCAGAACGAGACATGAATGTGAACAACAATCAAATTAAACAAATATGcaaatcaatacacacacacacctagatgtgtgtgtgtgtgtgtgtgtgtgtatttgtatacaacgCCCCCCCCACACCTGTATATACTGGATGAAATTTAATAATTGTTCCTCTGGTGAATTGTCATTTTCTAGCATATTATCAATAGGTAAGCCTTTCTTGACAGATGATATGCAGCAGCATGCAAGAATACAATATTTTGCACACTTTTCTGGTGTATACTGGAGTGCACCACATGACTTGTGATAACAGCGGAACCTAAGCTTCAACACTTCTAAAGTTTGTACTATAACTGCTGAGCAGTTGACGCTGCAGATAACTGTAATGAATCAATATACACCTGCGCTTGTGCGAGCATGCTTACATTTTAGTGGATTTCTGTTGCTGTTCTTGGCTCTGCCAGAAGTGTCGTGAGAGATGGTTCTTTAGAAAACCCTGAATCTCGTgcaagacaaaaataaagtacTTTGATTAATTACATGCATGCAAATAAGATTCATAAACATAATTTCGTGACTGTATTGTAGTTTATTATAATATGAAAAGAGTAACGTTTATGAATGGTTTGAcaaaatttatatttaaatgaTATAACTTTTTATTACGTACGAGTACCCAAACTGTTGTTAATTGAAATGTCGACGCAAAATATTGCAATTCCGAATGTAGGaatcatgcacatgcacacttcATAGAAACTTTGCAGACTAACTTCAGTTCTCAAATTGGCATTTGAAACAACCTGAATATTTAATGGATGAACCTtttttctgttcagttgaggATGCTTTTCCCTCGGAGCTTTGATGGGGATGCGCGCACAATCAATGTCCCCCATTCCTTTTGGAAAGCCACAAACTAAATATACCCCGTGAGAGGAAATTGTTAAGATAtctaaaatgtttaaaaatctaTCAAGCAATGTCTttcataaataaagaataaatatatattatattaaaaacaaAGCATAAATAATGTTTTGAAATTCTTGCATAAATATTATGAAAAATTAAATATTGTTTAAAATAATAGTCGtaaataataataggaaactAAGGAAGATTTCCTACGTCACAGTCCTCTCCCAATACTCTTTTCAATGTATATAGGCGGGACAAGTACATTTGTCCTTGATTTGTGAATACTGCACAATTCCCCGCTACCTGTACGACCGCCCATGAGTCGATCTTCAGTGCTCGATTGAAACCCATTGGGCTGGCTGTTGGCACTCGGTAGAtactgatagagcagttcaaatcggAAATCAGAAACACTGAGGTGTTTTTACTGAAAGATGGAAGAAACCACCACCGCGTTGATAGGATGAATAggtaacctctccgatcggaacTCAACCCCTTCGTCCGTCTTGCATTTACCAGCAACGGCTACGGGGAGTGCGCGTAAAACTTCGCTATGAGTAGTATGGGTAGATAGGGAATATCTACGAAGCTAGATAGCTTCTAGatgcacgctccttttagtgggtcgtgtagcaaAGTGGTAGagcgtccgtcttgcagttacTTGCCTGCAACGGCGAGGGGCTCGAGTTATTTATGCATCTTATCAATGCGGTAgtatatttttccatctttcatgtgtgtctgtgtgtgtgtctgtgtctgtgtgtatttataaatatatatacatatatatatacatacatacatatatatatacatatatatatacatacatacat harbors:
- the LOC138865940 gene encoding putative nuclease HARBI1; amino-acid sequence: MPSKVFWRYIAGTLPKCLVAAKAISPESLSDACTLLYLPSANSQPNGFQSSTEDRLMGGRTGMGDIDCARIPIKAPREKHPQLNRKKVHPLNIQVVSNANLRTEVSLQSFYEVCMCMIPTFGIAIFCVDISINNSLGTLICSVNCSAVIVQTLEVLKLRFRCYHKSCGALQYTPEKCAKYCILACCCISSVKKGLPIDNMLENDNSPEEQLLNFIQYIQNASS